Genomic DNA from Oryza sativa Japonica Group chromosome 5, ASM3414082v1:
TTGCGGGACTCCACGAGGTAGCTGGCTACGATGCGCAGGTCGCGATAACCGAGTTCATCGCGTGGCGCGATGTTGCCCAGCTCGATACTCACATGCACCTCATCCACGACCACGATCTTGCCTGGTGACCCTGGCTCTGCCATCGACGCTCTGCACACGACAATGATGTCGTCCAGGGTGAGGAAATGGAAGGCCTCGTCGTGGTATGTGACGTCCTCCAATGGCCCAACCCCGCTTGCCCTGATGGCCTTTGACATCACATCAGAACCCGTGCGCCAGAACGCGATGTGCTCCATGGAGTTGGCGGGCGGAAGGTCAGCCGTGAGgatgccgccggcgacggatcCGTGTACATTTGGACTCGACgagagggtggcggcgacgaggagaatCTCGGCCCCAAGCTCGCGGTCGTGGAGTTGGAAGGTGCCCCAGTTGGGCAGTTCCTCCTCCTGGGAGTCGGTGAGGTTGAAGAGCGCGTGGCCGTTGTCTTGGCCAACGGCGAGGAAGAGCCACGAGTCGTCGTACGAGCCGAAGTAGCGCGCGCGGCGGAAGGCCTCGGGGACGAAGGCGGGGTGGGTGCAccaggcgtcgccggcgacgacgaaggaCAGGGTAGGCCCGTGGGGTGTCAGGAGGAGGATCCCCGGGAGCGGCCGCGGTGGCGGGATCTGTAGCAGCGTCCTGCGCCATGAGCGGCAGATTTCTCCCACGTGGGCGCGGTCGAACGCGCATGGGATGCGGCGGACGATGCCGAGCAGGACGGCGTCCGGGAGCTCCGCccatggcggcgccggagaCACATCCATGGTGATAGTCGTGGATGGCGAGGTGGGCGGTTGGGGGATTTTGGGATTTCGGGCAAGGAGACGGGAAGACGACGAGGAAAGGCTAGACTTGCGGCTTGCCAGCTTTTATCGGCCGTTGATGTGGGTCCCTTGTAGAAACGGTTCTCCTCAAGACCCAATTTCTTGATCCATAAGAATGTCAAACTCAGCAACAGAGAAGGGACcttaaatgaacttattttatcGGAAGCAAGGCAACAGCAGCTGGAGGCGGCCCATGGCTGCAAGCCCAGCTGACAAAAGGCCGGAGCGTGTACGTAGTCGACAGGAGATCGGCGCGCGCGACGAAACAGGGATCCGTACGGCAAGAGATGTTCGGTATAAATAGACAAGGGCTCAACCCAAGAGCAAGTAACTACAGGAATAGAGAAAAGCTAGGGTTTATCTAGGGTAACGACTTGAGTTTAATAGATGAGAGAGGGTTTTTTGTGGGCACTTTCAAAACTTTAGTCAAATTATGTTTCCTTATTTTGTAAGCAGACGGATCAGCAGGAGAAGGACGATCACACTGTGATCAACAGGTTAGTCCATTAAGTTTTGGTGTTCTTTTTATTTCTGCTAAAAGATTTGGTTGTTTGGTTTTTGCTACCGTTCACCATCCTAGCTTCCTCTGGTAGACTTGTTCTTGTCCATGTTCGATCCTTacacctctcccctcctcctcatcggGCAACCAGCCAACCAACACCGCTGCTGTATAATGCAGATCATCCCAAAGTGTGCCTCTTCCTTGCCCTAtcctcctccagagcttccatCATGTTCCCCGCTACAACCTTCTCTCCCCCAATTGGTCGTGCACGGTCACCAGCGACAAGTACCATCACCGAGTCCTACATTTATGTTCTTCTATTCTACTTCCCTCTCACAACAGTTGGTGCAGCTCCTTGTCGCTTGATTTCTTTCTAACGAGATTAAAAAATGTTAGGGGGAAggaatttttataattttgtaaattttatGTTGCAATTTATGTCATcgagaattttttttactaatgatcaaaaaaagattttttttactaatataaGCCACTTCATTTTTTTAGGTAGGCTATATCGGTTACTATTGTGTTAGGTGGATCAGGTATCCGCGAAATTAATTCCATTACACCTTTGGGAGTGTTTGTTACCTTCTTTTGTTAATTTTGTTACCTTGCCACTAATTCATAGGCTGGTTAATTATTTATCGTTCCTAGTTTTCgtttaaatctttttttttggaaaaaaaagtttaatttgtttataCATATCCAGATCGCTGTTGCAAGTTAACTTGAAAAACTATTGAGTGGCTTGACTACTTTGTCTTGGCCTGGGCTTGTTGTGTTTTGGATGACATCTTTAGTGCCATTTTTTTCTTATGTAATTAACTGCTGTGTTATTTATCCTAAATCCTATGTGCTTTCAGGTACATAACTTTCATGCAAGGATATGACTCGATTAGGGGATCAGGATGCCGATCCATTAGCAAGAGTTATTTGGGAGATTGGATATCTTTGTTGCTTCCGCTTTTTGGATCGCTACAATACCTACGAATGTTATTTACACTCATTTTGGTATGGTGTATTCATGGGAGGCACGTTTGTGACATGTAACACTATATATTTAGTCCTAGATAAGATCAACTCGTCCCATGCACGACCATGGAGTAGAGGAAGATTGTAAGATATGATGATGCATGGACTTGTAATTTGTCAATTCAAGTTGATAGGTCATAACCTTTATGTATGCATCATCACATTCTAGTCAACAATAATTATTTGATTTACTTTACATtaattatctatctattatattataataaGATAAGTTTGAAAGGAAGCACCATATTtgctgtggaggctagaaattctcacagtaattgaagaaaaagaaaaaaaaacttaactgtTTGATTATAGTGAGTTTATATTTTAATGGTTAAGATTGATCGTGTACTACGCAGCACACATGTACCTTGATATGAATGAATGTTCAAACTTGCATAATAAATGAATGTTTAACTTGATTGGATCGATCAATTAATATATAGACAATAATCCTAGACATGTGTTACCATTGTAAATTTCTACATTTATGCTCACTGGCATGCTATAGGTGTGTGTGTTCTTAGACTGGGGGTGTCAGGCAAGGACTTTCGACGATCCAAAAGACGATTGAGTGTTTAATTAACTGCACGTACATGGTTAGGAACAGAAGACCGGTAGTAGCAAATActactccgtcccataaaaaaagcaagagaaaagtacaaattacccccctacCTTTTGGGTGATCAGTGTGATAACACCCCTAAACTCGAAAACTAGACATCACTCACCCCGAACTTTTAATACCGGACAAGAAACCCCACGAGCACTGTTGCGAGCAGTTTAGAGTTCGAATAgcacacgtggcagtccagtcagcaatttttttctaaaaacaataGCGGGCCCACTTGTCAGAATCCCCACCTCTatttctctcctcctctcgttCTGaagagtgcggcggcggcggccggcccgcTCTGGAGGAGTAGCGCGATGTGCATGCGGAGAAatacggcggcgcgggagagggtTGACGTGGCGGGGCGCGGCCAGTGgcatggaggcggaggcgagtgCCGCGCGGTCGACGGCGAAGGTGGGGCGGCGGAGATAgagagccaccaccaccatagcctctgccgccaccgccaccaccacaacCTCTTCCGGGGGAGAACGACGCCGGAGCTGTGGCCGCAGACAAAGACGGCGAACGAGAGGACCAAGGCGCAGGCCACCACCACGCACAACGCCATGTACCACGGTCGCCCGAGTTCGATAAAATCATTACTCAGTTTTTTGAGGTGGAGATAATAATCGATCTCGATCTGATGTGTCCATGGAATTCGGAACGTTTGTTGCTTCAAATCGATTCACAGTTGAGCACTTGAGCTCCTCCGCCATGCACGGTGGCCCAGAGCTTGGACGCCACCAAGAAGGAagaagtttttctttttcttttttttatagctCTCCGCCCCATGGACTTCCGGCAGCCAACGCCCGTCGCCCCACCGACGGCACGGTGGTTAGCTGGCGATGCGTCGCTGTCACGGTGCTGACACAAgccatggccgcctccgccgctgcacCTTCGCCGTCGACCGTGTCTCCGGTTGCACCGCCCTCGCCTCCGTCTCCATGACGCCGGCCTCGGCAGGCACCCCGCCGCTTCGCCCTCTCTCCCGCGTGCGGGACAGCGGGGCGGCCGCGCGTTTCTGAAGGAgacggagaagagagagaaaagatggGTGGGGAATCTGACAAATGGGCacactattttaaaaaaagtattgctgactggactgccacgtgtaatattaaaactctaaacCGCTCGCAACAGTGTTCAGGGGGGGTTTCTTGTTCGGTTTTAAAAGTTCGAGGTGAGCGATGTCTGGTCTTCAAGTTTAGGGGTGTTATTCATACTCACCtaatagttcagggggtaattcgtacttttctcAAAAAAGCAAATCctagctacgaatctggacacacaTATATTCAGTTTTATGGTTAGGATTAGTTTCTTTTTGGGACGAGAGGTAGGTCTGAATGTAACCTTAATTAGCAATAGCTATCTTGTGACCCAATCAACAAGTTTAGGAACAGTCAGTACAAGTGAGAGAAAACTCAGAAAGATGGCTAAATATACAAGGGCAAACAACAAGTCATTTATTCAGAACCAAGTTAAACACTTCAAAAAGGAAACATTAAATTATATAGATCTATGCTGCAGGATCCCCATACTTGTTATTCTTTATATGTAGCACAATATTCTGATTATTCTCTGCATacgtttttttcttcttccattaCATGTGTAAGCAATTGTTGCTTGATCTAGTTATTTAAGGCCCATAAACCCCAAAGGCCCAACAACGGCGTGCATTGgattttggaataagttcatctgggGTCTCTTAATtttacaccgaatccgattttcgtccaaCAACGGCATGGGCTTTTCTGGTCAAAACGTATCGTCTTTTATCACACTATCATGAGTTATTTTTCTTTGTTAACAATACTTGTTGTTTTGCCGATATTTGCGGGttcattaattttctttttataccTCATAGGGGAAACAAAATCGTTAGGTTGTATGCTATGTCTATAAGGATGAAAATCGAATTCGGTGTaaaattaagggacctcagatgaacttattcctcgtATTTTCTCTCTCGGCCTATTCCGTCGTCTTCAGAATACGCGCGCGGACTTGGGGGAGCCTGAAAATTTGCCGTTGCGTAGTACCactccgcgtcgccggcgccggccaagGCAGAGATCTTATTTGGAAGTGAAACGAAGTCAAGCCAACTGTCTGTCTGTATGACTACCGTATTCATCTTCGTGCTTCCTCTCCAAATAAAACATCATTTGAGGCCCGCTGGTTggtgaatttattttattaaaaaaagataatggAAGGTCAAGACTATTCAAGAGGTAATCTCTCTGGCCTCTGCAACTGTACGCATGACTCTGGGGCAATATATTAGTTGCAAAGTTGCAAATTACTAAATTCTAAACACTGAGTATTTCTGAATAGAGTGGTATAACAATCATAGAGGAACAGATAGATATGCAGCCATGCAGGTATCAGAGGTATAGCTATCTGTGACAGGTTCGGTGGCTTTCCTGCAGAATTATGCGGAAATACTGTCACTCGTCCGACAAGCCACAGCCGATCCTAATGGTAAATCTGGAAATACCTTGGGGGGTGTGTCCAAGCCCTCTGTGAAGGAGATACATACGAAGTCCAAATGGCAACCACCTCCAGAAGGCTGGGCCAAAATCAACGTGGATGGCGCGTTTGATCAGGGTGATGGAAGATGTGGTATCGGAGTGGTTATCAGAGACTGCCTGGGAAGAGTGCTCCTAAGCTCCTGGCGCTATCTCAGACGATGCTCTCAGGCAGAAGAGGCAGAACTTCTTGCTTGTTCGGAAGGAATCAACTTGGCAGCAGAATGGATACACTTGCCGGTGATACTGGAATCCGATTGTTTAATGGCAA
This window encodes:
- the LOC107281009 gene encoding uncharacterized protein isoform X1, translated to MDVSPAPPWAELPDAVLLGIVRRIPCAFDRAHVGEICRSWRRTLLQIPPPRPLPGILLLTPHGPTLSFVVAGDAWCTHPAFVPEAFRRARYFGSYDDSWLFLAVGQDNGHALFNLTDSQEEELPNWGTFQLHDRELGAEILLVAATLSSSPNVHGSVAGGILTADLPPANSMEHIAFWRTGSDVMSKAIRASGVGPLEDVTYHDEAFHFLTLDDIIVVCRASMAEPGSPGKIVVVDEVHVSIELGNIAPRDELGYRDLRIVASYLVESRNDLLMVEKLAPNLLSPASAFRVFQMIKERLHDGQVRYSWEELTTKLDGRMLFVGQGCSRSYEAANYPGLDAGVYFLDDRSTRHDPKIPFQEARARRYLCSDNGKWSGTPPQIKLCVPDPGPSNHSPPVWFFP
- the LOC107281009 gene encoding uncharacterized protein isoform X2, with product MDVSPAPPWAELPDAVLLGIVRRIPCAFDRAHVGEICRSWRRTLLQIPPPRPLPGILLLTPHGPTLSFVVAGDAWCTHPAFVPEAFRRARYFGSYDDSWLFLAVGQDNGHALFNLTDSQEEELPNWGTFQLHDRELGAEILLVAATLSSSPNVHGSVAGGILTADLPPANSMEHIAFWRTGSDVMSKAIRASGVGPLEDVTYHDEAFHFLTLDDIIVVCRASMAEPGSPGKIVVVDEVHVSIELGNIAPRDELGYRDLRIVASYLVESRNDLLMVEKLAPNLLSPASAFRVFQMIKERLHDGQASTSWMIGAPATTPRFHFKKPAHGGISAATTGNGQEHLPRSSSAFRIQAHRTTLLPFGFSLETTDF